From Salvia splendens isolate huo1 chromosome 16, SspV2, whole genome shotgun sequence, a single genomic window includes:
- the LOC121771355 gene encoding galactose mutarotase-like, with product MSILLCFLFLAFGNLANASKNGGLAMYEIKKGDFSLKVTNYGARIASLVLPDKHGKLGDIVLGYDTAEEFKNDTGHFGAVVGRVANRIAGAKFTLNGTVYKLEANEGKNMLHGGSKGFSQVVWKVKKHVKYGRSPYITLTYHSVDGEEGFPGSILASVTYALVAPYTLVVKMKAKALNKATPINLAQHAYWNLGNHNSGSILSDSLQIFASHITPVDQGLIPTGEIASVKKTPYDFLKPRVIKGPIKDLPKGSRGYDINYVVDDYKGLKMKPVAVVYNKKSGRVMKVSANAPGVQLYTGNFIDNVKGKGGFVYQSHAALCLETQGFPDSVNHPSFPSQIVNPGQIYDHRMVFKFTTKK from the exons ATGTCTATACTTCTCTGTTTCTTGTTTTTGGCATTTGGGAATCTCGCAAATGCCTCAAAAAATGGTGGGCTCGCAATGTATGAGATCAAGAAAGGAGATTTCTCTCTCAAGGTCACCAACTACGGTGCAAGAATCGCCTCTCTTGTTCTTCCCGACAAACATg GAAAGTTGGGTGATATTGTTCTGGGCTATGATACTGCTGAAGAATTTAAG AATGATACCGGTCACTTTGGAGCCGTTGTGGGAAGAGTAGCTAACCGCATTGCTGGTGCTAAATTTACTCTAAACGGAACGGTATACAAGCTTGAAGCGAATGAGGGGAAGAACATGCTCCATG GTGGGTCGAAAGGGTTCAGCCAAGTCGTGTGGAAGGTGAAGAAGCACGTTAAGTATGGCCGATCTCCTTACATTACACTCACATATCACAGTGTTGATGGAGAAGAAG GTTTCCCCGGTTCTATTCTGGCCTCGGTAACCTATGCTCTAGTGGCTCCTTACACCCTGGTTGTGAAAATGAAGGCGAAAGCTCTAAACAAGGCTACCCCGATAAACCTAGCCCAGCACGCCTATTGGAACCTTGGTAACCACAACAGTGGGAGCATCCTCTCTGACTCGCTGCAGATATTTGCATCCCACATCACACCAGTCGACCAGGGGCTCATCCCCACAGGAGAAATCGCCTCAGTGAAGAAGACTCCTTACGATTTCCTCAAGCCCCGTGTGATAAAAGGCCCCATCAAGGACCTCCCCAAAGGGTCAAGGGGGTACGACATCAACTATGTGGTGGATGACTACAAGGGGCTGAAGATGAAGCCGGTGGCTGTGGTCTACAACAAGAAGTCGGGGAGAGTGATGAAGGTGTCAGCCAATGCCCCAGGCGTGCAGCTGTACACGGGCAACTTCATTGACAACGTGAAGGGGAAGGGTGGTTTCGTTTACCAGTCTCATGCTGCCTTGTGCTTGGAGACTCAAGGGTTTCCGGACTCTGTCAATCATCCTAGTTTTCCTTCACAGATTGTGAATCCTGGGCAGATTTATGATCATCGTATGGTGTTTAAGTTTACTACAAAGAAATGA
- the LOC121771353 gene encoding serine/threonine-protein kinase PBL34-like isoform X1, which produces MGLVPKAMNKVDMDVGSSKAKMGKIVNGDGDDDASVGSCWFKFRFFGRCLSARTKVDSSVSGSGSGSGSGSSSSIQYAESKSTNETSRDQPVVPVVSSSATSNAESVPSTPKIEEELKISSQLRKFTYNELKLATRSFRPNSLLGEGGFGCVFKGWVNENGNTPVKPGTGLTVAVKTLNHDGLQGHKEWLAEINYLGELIHPNLVTLIGYCIEDDQRLLVYEFMARGSLENHLFKRSLPLPWAIRMKIALNAAKGLAFLHEEAERPVIYRDFKTSNILLDVEYNAKLSDFGLAKDGPEGDKTHVSTRVMGTYGYAAPEYVMTGHLTAKSDVYSFGVVLLELLTGRRSMDKSRPPGEHNLVEWLRPYLDERRRFYRLIDPRLEGHFSVKGAQKTVQLAARCLSRDAKIRPAMSEIVLALEPLPALKDMACSSSYFQAMNNGRGSLTMNARTGGRLQTRNGQQPTRSPSMPNRYYGSPYQEITPLRSPLANKP; this is translated from the exons ATGGGGCTGGTTCCTAAAGCTATGAATAAGGTTGATATGGATGTGGGAAGCTCGAAGGCCAAGATGGGAAAAATTGTTAATGGTGATGGCGACGATGATGCTTCGGTAGGTAGTTGTTGGTTTAAATTTCGATTTTTTGGGCGCTGTTTGTCTGCAAGGACCAAAGTTGATAGCTCTGTTAGTGGCTCTGGCTCTGGCTCTGGCTCTGGCTCTAGCTCTAGCATACAGTATG CGGAAAGTAAATCTACAAATGAGACAAGTAGAGACCAACCAGTTGTTCCGGTAGTATCATCTTCAGCAACAAGCAATGCTGAAAGCGTTCCATCAACTCCCAAAATAGAAGAGGAACTGAAAATATCTTCTCAGCTACGAAAGTTCACTTACAATGAGCTTAAGCTGGCCACAAGGAGTTTCAGGCCCAACAGTCTCCTTGGGGAGGGTGGCTTTGGCTGCGTTTTCAAGGGTTGGGTCAATGAGAATGGAAACACGCCTGTTAAACCCGGTACAGGGCTTACTGTGGCTGTCAAAACTCTTAATCATGACGGACTTCAAGGCCATAAAGAGTGGCTA GCTGAAATAAATTATCTCGGTGAGCTCATCCATCCAAATTTGGTTACATTGATTGGCTATTGCATAGAGGATGACCAAAGGCTCCTCGTCTATGAATTCATGGCAAGGGGAAGCTTGGAAAATCACTTATTCAAGA GATCCTTGCCTCTTCCTTGGGCTATAAGAATGAAGATAGCACTAAATGCAGCAAAGGGCCTTGCTTTTCTTCATGAAGAAGCAGAGAGACCTGTTATATATAGGGATTTCAAAACCTCAAACATTCTGCTAGATGTG GAGTACAATGCAAAGCTTTCTGATTTCGGACTTGCCAAAGACGGGCCTGAGGGAGACAAGACGCATGTGTCAACCCGTGTGATGGGAACATACGGCTATGCTGCACCGGAGTATGTAATGACAG GGCATCTCACTgcaaagagtgatgtgtataGCTTCGGAGTGGTCTTGCTGGAGCTGTTGACGGGGCGGAGATCCATGGACAAGAGCAGACCTCCCGGTGAGCACAACTTGGTGGAATGGTTGAGGCCTTACCTCGACGAGAGGAGGCGGTTCTACAGGCTGATTGATCCTCGTCTGGAGGGGCACTTCTCTGTCAAAGGCGCGCAGAAAACTGTGCAGCTGGCTGCTCGCTGCCTCAGCCGGGATGCCAAGATTAGACCCGCGATGAGCGAGATAGTTTTAGCTCTGGAGCCGCTGCCAGCTCTCAAGGACATGGCGTGCTCCTCGTCCTATTTTCAGGCGATGAACAATGGCCGTGGTAGCCTGACCATGAATGCAAGAACTGGAGGTAGATTGCAGACGAGAAACGGGCAGCAGCCGACAAGGAGCCCCTCCATGCCTAACAGGTATTACGGCTCGCCATATCAAGAAATCACGCCTCTGCGATCTCCGTTAGCTAACAAGCCCTGA
- the LOC121771353 gene encoding serine/threonine-protein kinase PBL34-like isoform X2, with amino-acid sequence MLWSCQFCGLDNLIGAESKSTNETSRDQPVVPVVSSSATSNAESVPSTPKIEEELKISSQLRKFTYNELKLATRSFRPNSLLGEGGFGCVFKGWVNENGNTPVKPGTGLTVAVKTLNHDGLQGHKEWLAEINYLGELIHPNLVTLIGYCIEDDQRLLVYEFMARGSLENHLFKRSLPLPWAIRMKIALNAAKGLAFLHEEAERPVIYRDFKTSNILLDVEYNAKLSDFGLAKDGPEGDKTHVSTRVMGTYGYAAPEYVMTGHLTAKSDVYSFGVVLLELLTGRRSMDKSRPPGEHNLVEWLRPYLDERRRFYRLIDPRLEGHFSVKGAQKTVQLAARCLSRDAKIRPAMSEIVLALEPLPALKDMACSSSYFQAMNNGRGSLTMNARTGGRLQTRNGQQPTRSPSMPNRYYGSPYQEITPLRSPLANKP; translated from the exons ATGCTGTGGAGTTGTCAATTTTGTGGTTTGGACAACTTGATTGGAG CGGAAAGTAAATCTACAAATGAGACAAGTAGAGACCAACCAGTTGTTCCGGTAGTATCATCTTCAGCAACAAGCAATGCTGAAAGCGTTCCATCAACTCCCAAAATAGAAGAGGAACTGAAAATATCTTCTCAGCTACGAAAGTTCACTTACAATGAGCTTAAGCTGGCCACAAGGAGTTTCAGGCCCAACAGTCTCCTTGGGGAGGGTGGCTTTGGCTGCGTTTTCAAGGGTTGGGTCAATGAGAATGGAAACACGCCTGTTAAACCCGGTACAGGGCTTACTGTGGCTGTCAAAACTCTTAATCATGACGGACTTCAAGGCCATAAAGAGTGGCTA GCTGAAATAAATTATCTCGGTGAGCTCATCCATCCAAATTTGGTTACATTGATTGGCTATTGCATAGAGGATGACCAAAGGCTCCTCGTCTATGAATTCATGGCAAGGGGAAGCTTGGAAAATCACTTATTCAAGA GATCCTTGCCTCTTCCTTGGGCTATAAGAATGAAGATAGCACTAAATGCAGCAAAGGGCCTTGCTTTTCTTCATGAAGAAGCAGAGAGACCTGTTATATATAGGGATTTCAAAACCTCAAACATTCTGCTAGATGTG GAGTACAATGCAAAGCTTTCTGATTTCGGACTTGCCAAAGACGGGCCTGAGGGAGACAAGACGCATGTGTCAACCCGTGTGATGGGAACATACGGCTATGCTGCACCGGAGTATGTAATGACAG GGCATCTCACTgcaaagagtgatgtgtataGCTTCGGAGTGGTCTTGCTGGAGCTGTTGACGGGGCGGAGATCCATGGACAAGAGCAGACCTCCCGGTGAGCACAACTTGGTGGAATGGTTGAGGCCTTACCTCGACGAGAGGAGGCGGTTCTACAGGCTGATTGATCCTCGTCTGGAGGGGCACTTCTCTGTCAAAGGCGCGCAGAAAACTGTGCAGCTGGCTGCTCGCTGCCTCAGCCGGGATGCCAAGATTAGACCCGCGATGAGCGAGATAGTTTTAGCTCTGGAGCCGCTGCCAGCTCTCAAGGACATGGCGTGCTCCTCGTCCTATTTTCAGGCGATGAACAATGGCCGTGGTAGCCTGACCATGAATGCAAGAACTGGAGGTAGATTGCAGACGAGAAACGGGCAGCAGCCGACAAGGAGCCCCTCCATGCCTAACAGGTATTACGGCTCGCCATATCAAGAAATCACGCCTCTGCGATCTCCGTTAGCTAACAAGCCCTGA
- the LOC121772542 gene encoding homeobox-leucine zipper protein ATHB-13-like — MAYVPADSMFRSHDDVPQDFHGIPEFLMRRSMSFSGMDRAEEFHADDEGSDDGSQLLGEKKRRLNLEQVKALEKSFELGNKLEPERKMQLARALGLQPRQIAIWFQNRRARWKTKQLEKDYDVLKRQFEALKADNDVLKSQNKKLQTQLLGLKGGESAAGAINLNKDNEGSWSNGSDTSCEVNIKTSSATESAMYNQRNKHRSMFPPPQTLTQLLHGSGRAEQHHSMPAANECFGTMFAGIEETQEFWPWSEQQNFH, encoded by the exons ATGGCCTATGTGCCCGCAGATTCCATGTTCCGAAGCCACGACGACGTTCCACAAGACTTCCacg GCATTCCGGAATTCCTGATGAGGAGATCCATGTCGTTCTCGGGCATGGATCGGGCGGAGGAGTTCCACGCGGACGACGAGGGCTCGGACGACGGGTCCCAGCTGCTGGGGGAGAAGAAGCGGAGGCTGAACTTGGAGCAAGTGAAGGCCTTGGAGAAGAGCTTCGAGCTCGGGAACAAGCTCGAGCCCGAACGCAAAATGCAGCTGGCTCGGGCCCTCGGCCTCCAGCCTCGTCAGATCGCCATCTGGTTCCAAAACCGCCGCGCCCGGTGGAAGACAAAGCAGTTGGAGAAGGACTACGACGTCCTCAAGAGACAATTTGAAGCCCTCAAAGCCGACAACGACGTCCTCAAATCGCAAAACAAGAAGCTCCAAACCCAG TTACTGGGCCTGAAGGGCGGGGAGTCGGCCGCGGGGGCGATCAATCTGAACAAGGACAACGAGGGCTCGTGGAGCAACGGGAGCGACACGAGCTGCGAGGTCAACATTAAGACGTCGTCGGCCACGGAGAGCGCAATGTACAATCAAAGGAACAAGCACCGCTCCATGTTTCCGCCGCCGCAGACGCTGACGCAGCTCCTGCACGGCTCGGGGAGGGCGGAGCAGCACCACAGTATGCCGGCGGCCAACGAGTGCTTCGGCACTATGTTTGCCGGCATTGAAGAAACGCAGGAATTCTGGCCATGGTCGGAACAACAGAATTTCcattaa